The Nonlabens spongiae genome contains a region encoding:
- a CDS encoding SDR family NAD(P)-dependent oxidoreductase: MNLKNRKVLITGGDKGIGKELTKIFIKKGASHIAIMSRSLTGLSELKKEYPDVNLLGVKGDMSVTEDLKKLIAEIQQSWGSFDILINNAGVISAGDFESISDEDVVNMIQVNLTGAILLTKYSLPLLLKSDAPAVMNISSGLGLIGMPFYGVYAATKAGLKQFSDSLRREYAPHNLNVICVYPTATDTDMMTSSGRENMDSPAMVAQESVAALERGEINIVFGGLQREKDALFNFAHPEKMDESIAKKYDDLKKSTQNHRAM, encoded by the coding sequence ATGAACTTAAAGAATAGGAAAGTACTCATCACCGGTGGTGATAAAGGAATCGGGAAAGAACTCACTAAAATTTTTATTAAAAAAGGAGCCTCACATATCGCGATCATGTCGCGCTCGCTTACAGGATTGTCAGAACTGAAAAAAGAATACCCTGATGTAAATCTTCTCGGAGTCAAAGGTGATATGTCTGTGACTGAAGATCTCAAAAAGCTTATTGCTGAAATTCAGCAATCATGGGGTTCTTTTGATATTTTGATAAACAATGCTGGGGTGATTTCGGCGGGTGATTTTGAATCTATTTCAGATGAGGATGTCGTAAATATGATTCAGGTGAATCTGACCGGTGCGATTTTGTTGACTAAATATAGTTTGCCTTTGCTCCTTAAAAGCGATGCTCCCGCGGTGATGAACATTTCATCAGGTCTGGGCTTGATTGGGATGCCTTTTTATGGAGTCTACGCAGCTACAAAAGCGGGTCTCAAACAATTTTCAGATTCCTTGCGCAGGGAATATGCTCCACATAACTTAAACGTGATTTGCGTCTATCCCACCGCGACTGATACGGATATGATGACCTCATCGGGTCGTGAAAACATGGACTCGCCCGCAATGGTGGCGCAAGAAAGCGTTGCAGCGTTAGAACGTGGTGAGATCAATATTGTTTTCGGTGGTTTGCAGCGGGAAAAGGATGCACTCTTCAATTTTGCACATCCAGAAAAGATGGATGAATCTATCGCTAAGAAATACGATGACCTTAAAAAATCTACCCAAAACCACAGAGCGATGTAG
- a CDS encoding acetolactate decarboxylase produces MNSIIKYTALATCVFMFQSCFDSKQSQQNPETYDDVQIVGAMRDAMFKGELTSKIDLDTISNKNGLYGLGPQSQMTGELLVMDGKSYVSQVVTDSTMRVLETYETGATFFVYANVEEWKEVNLPSEIKNVKELEFFIDSVSQNQKRPFAFKLSGKVESATIHIQNLPPGSKVSSPAEAHVGQVKYGLGNEDVDILGFFSTEHKTVFTHHDSFMHLHLITKDRSKMGHLDKVRFQDMTLYLPVK; encoded by the coding sequence ATGAATTCAATAATTAAATATACAGCTCTGGCGACATGTGTTTTCATGTTCCAGAGCTGTTTTGATTCCAAGCAATCGCAACAAAATCCAGAAACTTATGACGATGTCCAAATCGTGGGAGCCATGCGAGACGCCATGTTTAAAGGCGAGCTCACCAGTAAAATTGATTTGGATACCATTTCAAATAAGAATGGACTTTATGGATTAGGTCCTCAGAGTCAAATGACCGGCGAATTGCTTGTGATGGATGGAAAAAGTTACGTCTCGCAAGTGGTCACCGACAGTACTATGAGAGTTTTGGAAACCTATGAAACTGGAGCTACGTTTTTCGTTTACGCAAATGTGGAAGAATGGAAAGAAGTTAACCTGCCTTCAGAAATTAAGAATGTAAAAGAATTAGAGTTTTTTATAGATAGTGTTTCTCAGAATCAAAAAAGACCATTTGCCTTCAAATTATCAGGCAAAGTGGAAAGCGCTACTATTCATATTCAGAATTTGCCACCAGGTTCAAAAGTCTCATCTCCAGCTGAAGCTCACGTAGGTCAAGTAAAATACGGTTTGGGTAATGAAGACGTAGACATCTTAGGCTTTTTCTCAACAGAACACAAAACGGTTTTTACCCACCACGACAGTTTTATGCACCTTCATTTGATCACAAAAGATCGGTCTAAAATGGGGCATCTAGATAAGGTACGTTTTCAAGATATGACGCTTTATTTACCGGTCAAGTGA
- a CDS encoding MBL fold metallo-hydrolase, whose amino-acid sequence MIIKQFEYKPLAHYSYAVVSDGEMAVIDPERDASQYYAFAKANNAKIIAVLETHPHADFVSSHLEIHKEKGATIYNSEKLGAEYPHKGFDDGDMIKVGNATLRAINTPGHSPDSITIVAEEGTDTALFTGDTLFIGDVGRPDLREKAGNMQAKREELAEMMYETMQSKYNDLPDDAMVYPAHGAGSLCGKGMSDANSSTLGDERKTNWAFKEHNKQKFMDTLLDGQPFIPSYFGHDVEMNKAGAPILQPAVEKVPFAERAHAEGLIIDTRDEADFKKGHLKGSINIMAVSDNAKFETWLGSIVVPDEEFTLVATSKDDVEKLLHRAAKIGYEQQIKQVITLPEDGLEATEKLDLEHFKNNPDAYTIVDIRNQSEIDNGKFFDSALSHPLNELRDTAGDIPTDKPIVVHCAGGYRSAAGSSILDRKINDVKVYDLSDDVKKFQ is encoded by the coding sequence ATGATAATCAAGCAGTTTGAATATAAGCCCCTCGCCCATTACTCTTACGCCGTGGTAAGTGACGGTGAGATGGCAGTGATAGATCCAGAGCGTGATGCTTCTCAATATTACGCTTTCGCGAAAGCGAACAACGCAAAAATCATCGCCGTATTAGAAACACACCCACATGCCGACTTCGTGAGTTCGCACCTTGAAATCCATAAGGAGAAAGGCGCTACCATTTACAACAGCGAGAAACTAGGTGCTGAATATCCGCATAAAGGATTTGATGATGGAGACATGATTAAAGTAGGAAATGCCACCCTGCGAGCGATCAATACACCAGGACACTCGCCAGATAGCATAACCATCGTAGCTGAAGAAGGAACTGATACGGCCTTGTTCACTGGTGATACTTTATTCATAGGTGATGTGGGGAGACCCGATTTGCGTGAAAAAGCAGGGAACATGCAAGCAAAACGCGAGGAACTCGCCGAAATGATGTACGAAACCATGCAGTCTAAATACAACGATCTACCCGATGATGCGATGGTTTATCCCGCTCATGGAGCCGGATCGCTTTGTGGTAAAGGGATGAGCGATGCTAACAGCAGCACGCTGGGTGACGAGCGCAAGACGAATTGGGCGTTCAAAGAACATAACAAGCAAAAATTCATGGATACTTTGCTCGACGGGCAGCCGTTTATACCTTCCTATTTTGGTCATGATGTGGAGATGAATAAGGCTGGTGCTCCCATACTTCAACCCGCAGTGGAAAAAGTTCCCTTTGCAGAACGCGCCCATGCCGAAGGACTGATCATTGATACCCGCGACGAGGCTGACTTTAAGAAAGGTCACCTAAAAGGTAGTATCAACATTATGGCAGTTTCTGATAATGCTAAGTTTGAGACTTGGCTGGGATCCATCGTAGTACCCGATGAAGAATTCACACTGGTGGCTACGTCAAAAGATGATGTCGAAAAATTGTTGCACCGCGCTGCCAAAATAGGCTACGAGCAACAGATCAAGCAAGTGATTACGCTGCCTGAAGATGGACTGGAAGCTACGGAAAAACTAGATCTGGAACATTTTAAAAACAATCCAGATGCTTATACCATCGTTGATATACGCAACCAGAGCGAGATCGACAATGGAAAGTTTTTTGACAGCGCCCTATCCCACCCACTGAACGAGTTGCGAGACACAGCTGGAGACATCCCAACTGATAAACCGATCGTAGTTCACTGTGCGGGAGGCTATAGAAGCGCGGCTGGAAGCAGTATCCTAGACCGGAAAATCAATGATGTAAAAGTTTACGATCTCAGCGACGATGTAAAGAAGTTTCAGTGA